The Gemmatimonadota bacterium genomic interval AACGCATCGTATGCTCGAGAAAACCCGTCTGATAAAAAGACGACGTATTAATCTCTGACCGGGTCGAATCTCCCACGCCCTGCTTGTAAAAAGCGTCATACGATGTAAACTGGGCACCCACGCGGGTCGTGTGAAAAGGTCCCGAATAGAGATCAAACGTCAACTTTGCCGTCAAATCGTTCAACTCATTATTGCGATTCAATCCAAAACCGCGCCGCCTACCTCCACCTTCCTCGGTCTGCCCACTATTGGCAGCCTCGTTTTGATTGGTCGCAACATCAAAATTGGACAGATATCGACTCGCCGAAACCTGCACATTGCCGATCAAATTATCCGTGTATAGATGCAACCACTTAAACCGCGCAATCCGATTGCCCCAATCCATGAGCTGATCGCGTGTTTGCTCTCGAAAAGACGGCAGCGACAGATTCAGCGCATCATTGCCCATGTATCCACTCACCGAAACCCGGTCATTGTCAGACACATCCAGATTGAGCTTGAAATTCGTATCGTAGAACCCGTAATCCTGCCCAAAATCGCTCGTCTGCTGCTGAAAATTGAATCGCGCCTGCCCAAAGCGACCACCACCTTGCCGTCCGCCAAAGCCACCACCCCTCAATCCCCCCGGCCCGCCACCAGCACCTGGAGCCGTGCCAATGGTGCCAATGCGCGTACTGAACATCTCATCCACGATATGATCAAACAGAGGCGAATTTAAAACCTCTTGATACGTGCGCCGCCCCGAAAACATCCACGAACCGCGATCACCCACTGGCCCGCCAACCGTCAACCCCGCACTGATCAAATCTATGGACGCCCGCGCATCAAACGACTTCCTGTTGCCATCCAAATTTGTAATATCCAGCACACTCGACAGACGGTCGCCATACCGCGCGGGAAACGTCCCCTTAATCAGTGTGACATCCTTCAATGCATCGGGATTAAACGTGCTAAAAAACCCAAACAAATGATTCGGATTATAGACCACCACATCATCAAGCAGAATCAAATTTTGCCCCGGCGTGCCCCCGCGCACATACAAACCCGCGGAATTTTCACTCGCAGCCTGCACGCCCGGAAGCAATTGAATCCCGCGCATCAAATCGGGCTGCCCCACCGTTGGAATGCGCGCCAACTCCGTCACCCGCGTGCCAAACGCACTCACAGGCGTCACCTCAGTCGGCGCCACGCGCTCGCCTATGGCTTCGATCTCCTCGCCCATCAATTCCGCAGGCTCCAATTCAATCACAATCCGCGCCGTCTCACCCTGTATAACCACGACCTGAACAGACCGGCTCGCATAGCCGATATAACTCGCCGAAACCCTGTGCGACCCCGGCGACAGATTCCCAATCACAAAATAACCGGCCTTATCCGTCGCCACACCAATGCGCAAACTGTCAATCACAACATTGGCATTCGGCAGAGTCTCGCCATTGGAAGCATCGCGCACCGTACCCCGCACCGCACCCTGACCATACGCCTGTGTACTGATGGCAAGACATACAACGCACAAAAACAACTGCACAATCCTCTTCATGGTCTCTCCTTTTCCCCTCCCGAGGACAGTTTAAAAAATCTCCCTTCTGACATTTATTAGATTCGCACATTGACTTTCCCGTTCCCCATGTTCTGTACGAAAATTGTAAGACTCTGTTAAAGTCTGTAAAACAAAACGCGCCCATTTCTCAATGGACGCGTTTTATCGTTCAAGGTGTAAAACTGGCCTCACACCGTCGTCTGCAGATCCTTCAAATAACTCAGCGTATCGCGGATGCTCGCCTCTGTCGTATCCGACGCGCCCTTCTCCACACACAGCGGACCGGCATAATCTGCCGCATTCAGAATTTCCAAACACGTCTTCAAATCATACCCCATAGCTTTGCCATCTCGCTCCCACGCCTGCACCCCGTCATCGCTGTAATTAAACACCTTCACATGGCACGAAAACGCACGCGGTGCCAGCACGCGCATCCCCGTCTCCCAATCGCCATCGGGAAAATTTGCCGTATCTGGACAGGTGCCAAACCAATCGGAATCCACCCCATCCAGAATCCGCTGCAAATTCTCAGAAGAAGAAGACACACCCCCGTGATTCTCCACCAGCAGCTTCATCCCCGCCTGCTCGCCCACAGCCACCAGCTCCCGATACCCCTCAATCACCCGACCCATCGCCCCATCGTCATCCGCGTGCCCCGTATTAATCCGTATCGCCTCTGACCCCACAGCCGACGCCGTGTAAAACCACTGCTTCAACGCCTCCAGATCCGTGCGCCGCACAGCCTCATCAGCACCTGCAATATTGCCCATATCCACTGCGATATTGCGCACCGAAAGTCCATTGTCCGCCAACCGATTCCGAAGCTCATTCAAATACCTCGCATCCTGAGACGCAAAAAACCGCGAACACAACTCCACCGTCTCCACGCCATGCGCGGCACACACCCCGGGAAACTCTAACAAAGTCAGCGACTCCTCCCGCAAAATTTCACCACTGAGCACCCATCCGGCAATACCGAGTTCGAGATCCATAGTCATTTCTCCTTTTGCTGAACCTATCGACCAATTTGACCTGCATTCCTATATTTATATTATATTACACCCCCTCACAACACAAGGAGGTTTTGCGTGGAATCCGTTATCGGCATCATCTTAGGCGGCGGAGCAGGATCGCGCCTCTATCCCCTGACCAAATACCGCTCCAAACCCGCCGTCCCTATCGGCGGCAAATATCGCCTCATCGACATACCCATCAGCAACTGCCTGCACTCGGGCCTCACACGCATCTACGCACTCACCCAATTCAACTCCGCCTCTCTCAACCGCCACATCGCCCAAACCTATCGCTTCGACGCCTTTTCAAACGGCTTTGTCGAAATCCTCGCCGCCGAACAAACCGAAGACCGCCTCGACTGGTATCAGGGCACAGCCGACGCGGTTCGCCAGCAACTCCGCCACTTCATGTCCTACCAGATAGATCAATATCTCATCCTCTCTGGCGACCACCTTTACCGCATGAACTACCGGGACTTCATCGCCGAACACCGCGAAAAAGGCGCAGACCTCACCATCGCAGTCAAACCTGTCACACGAGAAATCGCGCCCGACCTCGGCATCCTCAAAGTAGATGACTCCGGACGCATCACCGACTTCGTGGAAAAGCCACAAACCAACGCCGAACTGGACGACCTCAAACTCGATCCCGCACCCGGCAGCAACCCCGACGAAGCGTACATGGCCTCCATGGGCATCTACGTCTTTGAAAAAGACAAACTGAGAACACTCCTCGCGGAAAGCAGCGGCGACGACTTTGGCAAACACATCATCCCCGCCGCCATCCACAGCCACAACGTCTATGCCCACCGATTCGAAGGATACTGGGAAGACATCGGCACCATCCGCGCCTTCTACGAAGCCAACCTCGCGCTCACAACCCCGGCGCCCCTCTTCACCTTTTATCAACCCGGCGCCCCCATCTACACCCACCCGCGCTACCTCGCCGCGACCAAACTGGATGGATGCCACCTCAAACAATGCAAAATCGGCGACGGCTCCGACATACAAGACGCAGAAATAGAACACGCCGTCATCGGCATCCGCAGCATCGTTGGTCCCCGCGTCAAACTCACCAACACCGTCATGATGGGCGCCGACTTTTACGAAACACCCGAAGACAAAAAACGCAACAAACAAAAAGGCATCCCAAACGTAGGCATCGGTCCGGGATGCGTAATCGACAGCGCAATCATCGACAAAAACGCGCGCATAGGGAAAAACGTCACCATCCTAAACGCAAAAAACATCCGCGAAGCAGAACGCGACGCCTACGCCATCCGCGACGGCATCGTCGTTATCACCAAAGACGCCGTCATTCCATCGGGAACAGTGATCTAAGATTACCCGCGCTTTTGTGCAAATAGCCAGTCCCATACATTCTCGGTTTTGTCGCACTGATCGCTGGCAAAATGCGTGATAAATCCGCGTTGTGGGTCATCGCCAGTGTACGCAAAACCGTAGGCACTCGCATTGTGTCCCACGTCTTTTAATTCCGTATATTTGGTATTGGCATTCAGCGCGTCTAACTGACGAAAAGCATCCTGGGTTAAGTCAACTGGCACGACTGCATCGGCATCGCCGTGAAATGTCCAGATGGGAACCTCTACAATGCGGCTGACGTCATTCCACGGTTCGCACCCCCCAGCAGAGGGAATCGCGGCGGCGAAACGATCGGGTTGTGCGCAGATAGCGTTCCATGTACCAAAACCACCCATTGAATGCCCCAGCACATAGATGCGATCCTGATCAATTGGAAACGCATCGCATATCGCGTCCAGCAGATCAAAGGCTCTGCCCAAATCACCTGCTGTGAGATCGTCACCCCGATCCAGCAACCGCTTAACGCGCACCTGCCAGATATCGGGCAGCGAATCGATATATTCCTGTGTGATCTCGGGCATGGAATTGGGCACCAGCCAGCGCATAGGCGTTTGAGGAGCAAGCACAAAACAGGGATATTTGCGGCGATGTGTTTCATCTGCCAGTGGCGATTCGTTCCAGTGACGCAGGTTTTTGATATTATCCGTACCTTTACCTCCCGCACCGTGCAAGCTGAAGATGAGAGGATACGCTTTATCGGAATGGTCTGCGATATCAATGGGCCTGAGCAGGCGATAGGGCATGCTACCGTAGTTTCGTTCTTCGTAAATATCCATCCAGTTGTTCATAGTGTCTCCTGTGGGAATGATTAACTTTTGAAAAGATAATGACCCAGGTCTTTCTCAGCCTCTTCCTCTAACAGACCGACCTGCACGGGAATATCCGCGTCTTTGAGAATTTGAATACCCCGTCCACGATTTTTGGGATGCGGATCGATGAGTGCGACAAAAACATCCCGGATTTTTCTCTGAACAAGTGCCTGCGCACACGAAGGCGTGCGCCCGTAAAAAGAGCACGGCTCCAGAGTGACAAATGCCGTAACATCTTCCAATGAACCCTCTATTTGCGCCAGTGCCATCGCCTCTGCGTGAAATTGTCCCGGCGGATTGGTATGCCCCCGGGCAATAATTTTTCCTTCTCGTACCAGCACACAACCCACCGGTGGATTGGGCAAACACTCGGGAAGCGCTTTTCTGCCTTCCACGAGCGCGGCGGTCATAAAACTTTCCAATTCAATTTGTGAATAATTGGACATTGGACATACCCGGCGCAAAAAACGCCCCGGCAAAACGGATGCTGGGGCGTTCTCTTTTTCGACAGACTCCGTTTACTCCCCACTATACCCAATACAATACAAATGCGTCGCCGTCCGAATAAAAAGCTGTGACCCGGATGACACGGGCGATGACAGCGTGTATGTGCCATCCAGTTCATTCGTACCCAAAACCTCATATTTGGGACCAGCGGCCAGAACAGTCGTCACGGCATATTCATTCAGCAAAAACAACTTGCCATCAGCCAGATGGGGTGACGCGCTCACAATACCCTGCGTCGTCCGCTCAGGACCCCACACCACAGCACCGGTCTTTGCGTCCAGACACATCGCCCGCCCGCGATCATCAACCATATAAAAATACTTCCCATCACTCGTCGGCGTCGGCACATCCGGCGCAGCAGCCCCCTCCCACGTCCACACCACATTGTAGGAAACATCGCCCGTGCCACCAGCCGCCAGCGCCAGCAAGGGTCGCTGCCGGGTCGGCGCATAAATCATATCCCCAACCACCACGGGAGACGCCACAATCCGATAATTGCCCCTCCGCCCGGGATTCAACCCATTTGCCCGCCAGACCTCACGCCCCGTATCCGGATCGTGCCCCGTCACACAATCCCCACCCGTAATAACAATCTGAGTCTTGTCATCGCGCTTCAACAGCGTGGGCGTCGTGTACGAATCGGGCGACTCCCGAATAGCATCTGTCGGGCGCTCCTTGCGCCAGACCTCTTTCCCACTACTGGCGTCCAACGCGACAACATACGAAGGATCATCTGTACGCATCCCGTGAAGCACCTGAAGAATGAGCTTCCCATCGTACAGAATCGGCGAAGACGCATACCCGAAAAGCAGACCAAATCTGCCGTAATCCTCTTGGAGATCGCGCGACCAGACCGCCTTTCCATCCATATCCAGACACGTCACAACCCCATTGCCCGTAATCACCCACACATGCGCCCCATCCGTAACAGGCGACGGCGACGTCTTATTGTGCTTGCGCCGCAGCACATTGCCCTCATCCAACTTATACCGCCAGAGTTCACTCCCGTCAGTCCTCGACAAACACAAAATATAAATCTCCGGTCCCCCCGGTTCCTGCTCCTCTGGCCTCTGTGCAGGCGACGGCGACGCCAAAAAAATGCGATCACCCCAGATAACGGGCGTACTCCCGCTCCACGAAGGCAACTCGGCCTTCCAGACAATATTCTCTGTCAAACTCCATGACGCGGGCAAATTCTTAGCCGTACTCACCCCATCTTGCTGCGGACCCCGCCACTGCGGCCAATTATCTGCATCAACACATAGTGGAACAAGTGCCAGAACACAAACCATGCGAACAATTCGACCAACCATAGAATCTCCTCCTTAGCAATGTGATTTTCAACTTGTTTTTCACCCAATTTGACAGATATTTCCCCTTGATTGTTCCTGCCTCCCTTCAGCTTCAAGATAGAAAGGCTCACATGCAACGGCAACCCAATATTTTGCTCTTCATCACCGATCAACAGCGCTCCGACACCATGGCGTGCTATGGCAACGACTGGATCCAGACGCCGAACATGAACGCCCTCGCCAACGAGAGCTATGTCTTCGAAAACCCCTATTGCGCGCAACCCGTCTGCACGCCATCTCGCGCCACTCTGGTAACCGGACTGTATCCACATTCCGCCAGAATGGTCAAAAACAACATCCTGCTCGACCCCGCAATCAAATCCATCGCAGAAATGACATCAGACACCTACCATAAAGCCTACTACGGCAAATGGCACCTGGGCAAAGAAACAACGCGACAACACGGATTTGACGAATGGCTACCCGTCTTTGAACTACCCTGGGTCATCGACCACCCGGACACACCGTATCACCAGTTCCTCGTAAAAAACGGAATCGAACCAGACAAAACAACAGAAGCCGGACACCGCGTATTCTCCGGACAACTGCGCGCAGACTTGCCCGAACACCTATCCATGGTCTCCTTTCTATGCGACGAAGCCGCCCGCTTTCTGATGGCAAAACGCGACAAACCCTTCATGCTACAGGTCCACTGCCCCGAGCCACACCCACCCGTCTCCGGACCGATGAAACATGTACACGACCCCAACAAAATGCCCGTAGGTCCCGCATTCACGCGCTATCCCAAGGGCGCATCGCTATTTAACAGACTGAGAGCAGAACGCAATATACAACCCAATGCAACCCCCGAAGAACAACGCGCCGCAGAAGCAAAATTGCGCAAATTCCGCGCCGAATACTACGGCACCGTCACACTCGTAGATCGCGCCCTCGGCAGACTGATGGACGCCCTTGAAAAATTCGGCCACGCCGACAACACCATAGTCGTATTCAGCTCTGACCACGGCGAAATGGCAGGAGACCAGGGCATGCGGGAAAAACGCGCATTCTACGAACCCTCTGCCAAAGTCCCCCTCATGATGCGGATCCCCCATCTCGGGCGCGAACACCGAATGATCCCCGGCAACATCGGCCATATCGATCTCGTCCCCACCTTATTAGACCTCATGGGACAACCCGTGCCCGAACACCTGCAGGGAACCAGCCGCGTACCCGTCCTCGAAGGCAGAGAAACACTCGACGATAACGAAGTCTTCATTCAGTGGAACGGACTGGGAGATCGCAACCTCGGCTCACCGCAGATCAACTTAATCGCCACCCTCCCCTGGCGCGCAATCGTAACAGCCGACCGCTGGAAACTCAACCTGTGCGCGGGCGACCAATGCGAATTATTCGACCTGAACAGCGATCCCCATGAACTCACAAACCTGTTCGACGAACCTGAACACAGAGATCGCATACGCAAAATGGCGGCAAAAATCCGCCTCTGGCAACATGAAACAGGCGACGACGCGCCACTACCTACAGTATAAGATCAGGAGAAATACCTCATGAACACAATCAAAACGCGAACCGTTGGCCAAACAGGCCTCGAAGTAACCGAAATGGGCATGGGCGGCGCGCCCATAGGTGATCTATTCGAACTCGTAAGCGAAACACAGGCGCAAGACACATTGCAAGCCGCATGGGATGCGGGCATCCGGTACTTCGACACAGCCCCCTTTTACGGCTATGGCAAAAGCGAGCATCGCCTCGGCCATTTTCTGCGACAACAGAACAGAGAAGAATTTGCCATCTCCACCAAAGTCGGACGCGTATTAAAAGCCACGCGTGACATCAAAACATTTGACAAAGACATGTGGATCGGCGGCTTGCCCTTTGAATACGCCTTTGACTACAGCTACGACGGCATCATGCGGTCTTATGAAGACAGCCTCCAGCGACTGAGCTTACACGCCGTAGAACTCCTCCTCATACACGACCCCGATTACTTCTTTCACACCTCCGAAGACATGGTAACCGCCACCCTTGCCCAAATCTACACAAGCGGCTGGCGCGCC includes:
- a CDS encoding TonB-dependent receptor, whose protein sequence is MKRIVQLFLCVVCLAISTQAYGQGAVRGTVRDASNGETLPNANVVIDSLRIGVATDKAGYFVIGNLSPGSHRVSASYIGYASRSVQVVVIQGETARIVIELEPAELMGEEIEAIGERVAPTEVTPVSAFGTRVTELARIPTVGQPDLMRGIQLLPGVQAASENSAGLYVRGGTPGQNLILLDDVVVYNPNHLFGFFSTFNPDALKDVTLIKGTFPARYGDRLSSVLDITNLDGNRKSFDARASIDLISAGLTVGGPVGDRGSWMFSGRRTYQEVLNSPLFDHIVDEMFSTRIGTIGTAPGAGGGPGGLRGGGFGGRQGGGRFGQARFNFQQQTSDFGQDYGFYDTNFKLNLDVSDNDRVSVSGYMGNDALNLSLPSFREQTRDQLMDWGNRIARFKWLHLYTDNLIGNVQVSASRYLSNFDVATNQNEAANSGQTEEGGGRRRGFGLNRNNELNDLTAKLTFDLYSGPFHTTRVGAQFTSYDAFYKQGVGDSTRSEINTSSFYQTGFLEHTMRWGRLELTPGVRVSHFQSGNYTRWSPRVAGLFQLDDRIAFKGGWGIYHQFVNLISIEANTYTTDMWLPVDETLTPGKAVHNAFGLMLTPGESWQVDLEFYHKEMDDLVAFQSQVRLSDSTPLSDLFATGSGRSYGGEFLLRKTEGRLKGWVGYTLSKTEHTFAALNQGNPFPPKYDRRHDVSVVTDYYLGRGWNLNANWVYGTGQAYTLPEARYEVQQPTGQSIPYVHVSEKNAYRLPAYHRMDLGITHDFRWGGVGGQIVFSVFNVYNRRNVWYRSFDATEPEIQVQDVLLQPILPSIGFRFNM
- a CDS encoding sugar phosphate isomerase/epimerase, encoding MDLELGIAGWVLSGEILREESLTLLEFPGVCAAHGVETVELCSRFFASQDARYLNELRNRLADNGLSVRNIAVDMGNIAGADEAVRRTDLEALKQWFYTASAVGSEAIRINTGHADDDGAMGRVIEGYRELVAVGEQAGMKLLVENHGGVSSSSENLQRILDGVDSDWFGTCPDTANFPDGDWETGMRVLAPRAFSCHVKVFNYSDDGVQAWERDGKAMGYDLKTCLEILNAADYAGPLCVEKGASDTTEASIRDTLSYLKDLQTTV
- a CDS encoding glucose-1-phosphate adenylyltransferase, whose amino-acid sequence is MESVIGIILGGGAGSRLYPLTKYRSKPAVPIGGKYRLIDIPISNCLHSGLTRIYALTQFNSASLNRHIAQTYRFDAFSNGFVEILAAEQTEDRLDWYQGTADAVRQQLRHFMSYQIDQYLILSGDHLYRMNYRDFIAEHREKGADLTIAVKPVTREIAPDLGILKVDDSGRITDFVEKPQTNAELDDLKLDPAPGSNPDEAYMASMGIYVFEKDKLRTLLAESSGDDFGKHIIPAAIHSHNVYAHRFEGYWEDIGTIRAFYEANLALTTPAPLFTFYQPGAPIYTHPRYLAATKLDGCHLKQCKIGDGSDIQDAEIEHAVIGIRSIVGPRVKLTNTVMMGADFYETPEDKKRNKQKGIPNVGIGPGCVIDSAIIDKNARIGKNVTILNAKNIREAERDAYAIRDGIVVITKDAVIPSGTVI
- a CDS encoding alpha/beta fold hydrolase; amino-acid sequence: MNNWMDIYEERNYGSMPYRLLRPIDIADHSDKAYPLIFSLHGAGGKGTDNIKNLRHWNESPLADETHRRKYPCFVLAPQTPMRWLVPNSMPEITQEYIDSLPDIWQVRVKRLLDRGDDLTAGDLGRAFDLLDAICDAFPIDQDRIYVLGHSMGGFGTWNAICAQPDRFAAAIPSAGGCEPWNDVSRIVEVPIWTFHGDADAVVPVDLTQDAFRQLDALNANTKYTELKDVGHNASAYGFAYTGDDPQRGFITHFASDQCDKTENVWDWLFAQKRG
- a CDS encoding bifunctional diaminohydroxyphosphoribosylaminopyrimidine deaminase/5-amino-6-(5-phosphoribosylamino)uracil reductase RibD produces the protein MTAALVEGRKALPECLPNPPVGCVLVREGKIIARGHTNPPGQFHAEAMALAQIEGSLEDVTAFVTLEPCSFYGRTPSCAQALVQRKIRDVFVALIDPHPKNRGRGIQILKDADIPVQVGLLEEEAEKDLGHYLFKS
- a CDS encoding PQQ-like beta-propeller repeat protein, which encodes MVGRIVRMVCVLALVPLCVDADNWPQWRGPQQDGVSTAKNLPASWSLTENIVWKAELPSWSGSTPVIWGDRIFLASPSPAQRPEEQEPGGPEIYILCLSRTDGSELWRYKLDEGNVLRRKHNKTSPSPVTDGAHVWVITGNGVVTCLDMDGKAVWSRDLQEDYGRFGLLFGYASSPILYDGKLILQVLHGMRTDDPSYVVALDASSGKEVWRKERPTDAIRESPDSYTTPTLLKRDDKTQIVITGGDCVTGHDPDTGREVWRANGLNPGRRGNYRIVASPVVVGDMIYAPTRQRPLLALAAGGTGDVSYNVVWTWEGAAAPDVPTPTSDGKYFYMVDDRGRAMCLDAKTGAVVWGPERTTQGIVSASPHLADGKLFLLNEYAVTTVLAAGPKYEVLGTNELDGTYTLSSPVSSGSQLFIRTATHLYCIGYSGE
- a CDS encoding sulfatase-like hydrolase/transferase, whose translation is MQRQPNILLFITDQQRSDTMACYGNDWIQTPNMNALANESYVFENPYCAQPVCTPSRATLVTGLYPHSARMVKNNILLDPAIKSIAEMTSDTYHKAYYGKWHLGKETTRQHGFDEWLPVFELPWVIDHPDTPYHQFLVKNGIEPDKTTEAGHRVFSGQLRADLPEHLSMVSFLCDEAARFLMAKRDKPFMLQVHCPEPHPPVSGPMKHVHDPNKMPVGPAFTRYPKGASLFNRLRAERNIQPNATPEEQRAAEAKLRKFRAEYYGTVTLVDRALGRLMDALEKFGHADNTIVVFSSDHGEMAGDQGMREKRAFYEPSAKVPLMMRIPHLGREHRMIPGNIGHIDLVPTLLDLMGQPVPEHLQGTSRVPVLEGRETLDDNEVFIQWNGLGDRNLGSPQINLIATLPWRAIVTADRWKLNLCAGDQCELFDLNSDPHELTNLFDEPEHRDRIRKMAAKIRLWQHETGDDAPLPTV